The Paraburkholderia acidisoli genome contains a region encoding:
- a CDS encoding transglycosylase SLT domain-containing protein, protein MRFILSALLVLMLAACASEGPNASNSANSLTPAAQANAQANADLIRKTSAAKETINVDQSSVDQLTSPDADLWARIRRGFQMPDLQSDLVDMNANWYAQRPDYVARMTERSQKYLYHIVEELEARHMPTELALLPFIESAYNPQALSVAKAAGMWQFVPGTGKTYNLKQNMWQDERRDVLASTSAALDYLSRLHDMFGDWYLALAAYNWGEGNVQRAIARNEAAGLPTDYQSLRMPNETRNYVPKLQAVKNIVMNPQQYGLSLPSIPNHPYFVTVTTSHDIDVDVAAKLANMTTDEFRSLNPSFKKPVILGATDPQILLPFDNASAFERNLKSYSGQLSSWTVYTTDSRATPAAIAQKIGVDADTLMSVNKIPAGMRLKPGSTLVVPRTDDNDDEDISADVAESAVLAMEPDVPDTRKMLIRVRRKQSMELVASRYGVSLGQLKAWNKTRRDLVTPGQVLVLHVPVNKVMPAEPGPERLATNVSGGGVQRIGTRIADTGPKSRYDKKHGRARTEVVKVSEPVKAKASSAAPSKASKGTASRPKAETHAQKHKSR, encoded by the coding sequence ATGCGATTCATATTAAGTGCGCTGCTGGTCCTCATGCTTGCCGCCTGTGCGAGCGAGGGCCCCAACGCGAGTAACTCAGCCAATTCCCTAACGCCCGCAGCACAGGCGAACGCTCAGGCCAACGCCGACCTCATCCGCAAGACCTCCGCAGCGAAGGAAACCATCAACGTCGACCAAAGCTCGGTCGACCAGCTCACGAGTCCCGACGCCGACCTCTGGGCGCGCATTCGTCGCGGCTTCCAGATGCCGGATCTGCAAAGCGATCTCGTCGACATGAACGCGAACTGGTACGCGCAGCGTCCCGACTACGTCGCACGCATGACCGAACGCTCGCAGAAGTACCTCTATCACATCGTCGAAGAGCTCGAGGCGCGTCATATGCCCACCGAGCTGGCGCTGCTGCCCTTTATCGAGTCGGCGTACAACCCGCAGGCGCTGTCGGTCGCGAAGGCCGCCGGCATGTGGCAGTTCGTGCCGGGCACGGGCAAAACCTACAACCTCAAGCAGAACATGTGGCAGGACGAGCGCCGCGACGTGCTGGCGTCCACCAGCGCCGCGCTCGACTACCTCTCGCGTCTGCATGACATGTTCGGCGACTGGTATCTCGCGCTCGCGGCCTACAACTGGGGCGAGGGTAACGTGCAGCGCGCCATCGCGCGCAACGAGGCGGCGGGGCTGCCCACGGATTACCAGAGCCTGCGCATGCCCAACGAGACGCGCAACTACGTGCCGAAGCTCCAGGCCGTCAAGAACATCGTGATGAACCCGCAGCAATACGGGCTCTCGCTGCCGTCCATTCCGAACCACCCGTATTTCGTCACGGTCACCACCTCGCACGACATCGACGTGGACGTGGCGGCCAAGCTCGCGAACATGACGACCGACGAGTTCCGCTCGCTCAATCCGTCGTTCAAGAAGCCGGTCATCCTGGGCGCGACGGATCCGCAAATCCTGCTGCCGTTCGATAACGCGAGCGCGTTCGAGCGCAATCTCAAGTCGTATTCGGGCCAGCTTTCGTCGTGGACCGTCTACACGACCGACTCGCGCGCCACGCCCGCGGCCATCGCCCAGAAGATCGGCGTGGATGCGGACACCTTGATGTCGGTGAACAAGATTCCGGCCGGCATGCGCCTGAAGCCGGGTTCGACGCTCGTGGTGCCGCGCACCGACGACAACGACGACGAGGACATCAGCGCCGACGTGGCGGAGAGCGCCGTGCTGGCCATGGAGCCGGACGTGCCCGACACGCGCAAGATGCTGATTCGCGTGCGCCGCAAGCAGTCCATGGAACTGGTCGCGAGCCGTTATGGCGTCTCGCTCGGTCAGTTGAAAGCCTGGAACAAGACGCGCCGCGACCTCGTCACGCCGGGTCAGGTTTTGGTGCTGCACGTGCCGGTGAACAAGGTCATGCCCGCGGAGCCGGGTCCCGAGCGTCTGGCAACGAACGTTTCTGGCGGTGGTGTGCAGCGAATTGGCACCCGGATTGCAGACACGGGGCCGAAGTCGCGCTACGATAAGAAGCACGGTCGCGCGCGCACCGAAGTGGTCAAGGTTTCCGAACCGGTCAAGGCCAAGGCTTCCAGCGCAGCGCCCAGCAAGGCGTCGAAGGGTACGGCGAGCCGCCCGAAGGCCGAAACCCACGCGCAGAAGCACAAATCCAGATAG
- the carA gene encoding glutamine-hydrolyzing carbamoyl-phosphate synthase small subunit has protein sequence MLPLFSPALLALADGTVFRGYSIGAPGHTIGEVVFNTAITGYQEILTDPSYARQIVTLTYPHIGNVGVNAEDVEATKVHAAGLIIRDLPALASNFRMERTLGQYLQDEGVVAIAGIDTRKLTRILRDKGAQNGAILAGSDDEAKAIELARSFPGLAGMDLAKVVSTEKTYSWNTTEWRLGEGYRTQSAPKYKVVAFDYGVKQNILRMLAERGCEVTVLPAQASAEDALALNPDGVFLSNGPGDPEPCDYAIKAAKAFIERGIPTFGICLGHQIMGLAVGAKTLKMKTGHHGANHPVKDLADGRVVITSQNHGFAVDAATLPANARVTHVSLFDGTLQGFELIDKPAFCFQGHPEASPGPQDIGYLFDRFTALMDKAKAA, from the coding sequence GTGTTGCCGTTATTCTCTCCCGCTCTGCTCGCGCTCGCCGACGGCACGGTCTTTCGTGGTTACTCGATTGGCGCGCCGGGTCATACGATCGGTGAAGTCGTGTTCAACACGGCCATCACCGGTTATCAGGAAATCCTGACCGACCCGAGCTACGCTCGCCAGATCGTCACCCTCACGTATCCGCATATCGGCAATGTCGGCGTCAATGCCGAAGACGTCGAAGCCACGAAAGTCCATGCCGCCGGTCTGATCATCCGCGACCTGCCCGCGCTCGCCTCGAACTTCCGCATGGAGCGCACGCTCGGCCAGTATCTCCAGGACGAAGGCGTGGTCGCCATCGCCGGTATCGACACGCGCAAGCTCACGCGTATCCTGCGCGACAAGGGCGCGCAGAACGGCGCGATCCTCGCCGGCTCCGACGACGAAGCCAAAGCCATCGAACTCGCGCGCTCGTTCCCGGGTCTCGCGGGCATGGACCTGGCCAAGGTCGTGTCGACGGAAAAAACCTACTCGTGGAACACCACCGAATGGCGTCTGGGCGAAGGCTATCGCACGCAGTCGGCGCCTAAGTACAAGGTCGTTGCGTTCGACTACGGCGTGAAGCAGAACATCCTGCGCATGCTCGCCGAGCGCGGCTGCGAAGTGACGGTGTTGCCGGCGCAGGCGAGCGCGGAAGACGCGCTCGCGCTGAACCCGGACGGCGTGTTCCTCTCGAACGGTCCCGGCGACCCGGAACCGTGCGATTACGCGATCAAGGCGGCCAAGGCGTTCATCGAGCGCGGCATCCCGACGTTCGGCATCTGCCTCGGTCACCAGATCATGGGCCTCGCGGTCGGTGCGAAGACGCTCAAGATGAAGACGGGCCACCACGGCGCGAACCATCCGGTCAAGGATCTGGCCGACGGCCGCGTGGTCATCACGTCGCAAAACCACGGCTTCGCCGTGGACGCCGCCACGCTGCCCGCGAATGCGCGCGTCACGCACGTTTCGCTGTTCGACGGCACGCTGCAAGGCTTCGAGCTGATCGACAAGCCCGCGTTCTGCTTCCAGGGTCACCCGGAAGCGTCGCCGGGCCCGCAGGATATCGGCTATCTGTTCGATCGCTTCACGGCGTTGATGGACAAGGCGAAGGCCGCGTAA
- the gloB gene encoding hydroxyacylglutathione hydrolase yields the protein MKSPLEYASSCEYVPVPAFEDNYIWVVSDGRNAVAVDPGDAAPVRAYLAKRGWRLSAILLTHHHNDHVGGVAELLAGERVPVYGPAGEALGSLDPYVTRVHGGQSVHLKAPALDFSVLDVPGHTRGHIAYFQEADPHGTPHLFCGDTLFACGCGRLFEGTPTQMLTSLDGLAALPGNTQVHCAHEYTLSNIRFALACDPENSALQDWSRDAAALREQGLPTLPTTIAHERAVNPFLRAGDAAVQAALTEALHESVPDRLAAFTLMREWKNRFR from the coding sequence TGAAGACAATTACATCTGGGTCGTGTCGGACGGCCGCAATGCCGTGGCGGTCGACCCGGGCGACGCCGCGCCGGTGCGCGCCTATCTGGCGAAACGCGGCTGGCGGCTCAGCGCTATTTTACTCACCCATCATCACAACGACCACGTCGGCGGTGTGGCGGAGTTGCTCGCCGGCGAGCGCGTGCCTGTCTACGGGCCGGCCGGCGAGGCGCTCGGCTCGCTCGATCCGTACGTCACGCGCGTGCACGGCGGCCAGTCGGTGCATCTGAAAGCGCCCGCGCTCGATTTTTCCGTGCTCGACGTGCCCGGCCATACGCGCGGCCATATTGCGTACTTCCAGGAGGCCGACCCGCACGGCACGCCGCATCTTTTTTGCGGCGACACGCTGTTCGCCTGCGGCTGCGGTCGGCTCTTCGAGGGCACGCCCACGCAGATGCTGACCTCGCTCGACGGGCTCGCGGCGCTGCCCGGCAACACGCAGGTGCACTGCGCGCACGAATATACGTTGTCGAACATCCGGTTTGCGCTCGCGTGCGACCCCGAAAATTCCGCGTTGCAAGACTGGAGCCGCGACGCCGCCGCGCTGCGCGAGCAAGGTTTGCCCACACTTCCCACCACCATTGCGCATGAGCGCGCCGTCAATCCTTTCCTGCGCGCCGGTGATGCGGCCGTCCAGGCGGCGCTCACCGAAGCGCTGCACGAATCGGTGCCGGATCGGCTTGCGGCCTTCACGCTCATGCGCGAGTGGAAAAATCGTTTCCGCTAA
- the carB gene encoding carbamoyl-phosphate synthase large subunit codes for MPKRTDIKSILIIGAGPIIIGQACEFDYSGAQACKALREEGYKVILVNSNPATIMTDPNTADVTYIEPITWEVVERIIEKERPDAILPTMGGQTALNCALDLHHHGVLTKYNVELIGASPEAIDKAEDRQKFKDAMTKIGLGSAKSGVAHSMEEALKVQGEIAEFTGTGGYPVVIRPSFTLGGSGGGIAYNREEFEEICKRGLDLSPTRELLIEESLLGWKEYEMEVVRDKADNCIIVCSIENLDPMGIHTGDSITVAPAQTLTDKEYQILRDASLAVLREIGVDTGGSNVQFSIDPQTGRMIVIEMNPRVSRSSALASKATGFPIAKVAAKLAVGYTLDELKNEITGGATPASFEPTIDYVVTKIPRFAFEKFREADSRLTTQMKSVGEVMAIGRTFQESFQKALRGLEVGVDGLDEKTTSRDEIIREIGEAGPDRIWYVGDAFRVGMTREEIFEETAIDPWFLAQIEEIIKKEEACKGRTLESLSKDELRYLKQSGFSDRRLAKLLGSTQTDVRKRRIELNVRPVYKRVDTCAAEFATKTAYMYSTYEEECEANPTTNKKIMVLGGGPNRIGQGIEFDYCCVHAALAMREDGYETIMVNCNPETVSTDYDTSDRLYFESLTLEDVLEIVDLEKPVGVIVQYGGQTPLKLALDLEANGVPIVGTSPDMIDAAEDRERFQKLLQDLNLRQPPNRTARAEDEALKLADEIGYPLVVRPSYVLGGRAMEIVHEPRDLERYMREAVKVSNDSPVLLDRFLNDAIECDVDCISDGTDVFIGGVMEHIEQAGVHSGDSACSLPPYSLSQETIAELKRQTAAMAKALNVVGLMNVQFAIQQVPQDDGSKKDVIYVLEVNPRASRTVPYVSKATSLPLAKIAARAMVGQKLAEQGVTKEVIPPYFSVKEAVFPFIKFPAVDPVLGPEMRSTGEVMGVGKTFGEALFKSQLAAGSRLPESGTVFITVMDSDKPKAVEVARMLHELGYALVATRGTAAAIEAAGVPVKVVNKVKDGRPHIVDMIKNGEISLVFTTVDETRAAIADSRSIRMSAQANKVTYYTTMSGARAAVEGLRYLKNLEVYDLQGLHARLN; via the coding sequence ATGCCCAAGCGGACAGACATCAAGAGCATTCTCATTATCGGCGCGGGTCCGATCATCATCGGCCAGGCGTGCGAGTTCGATTATTCGGGCGCGCAGGCGTGCAAGGCGCTGCGTGAAGAAGGCTACAAGGTCATCCTCGTCAACAGCAATCCGGCGACGATCATGACCGACCCGAACACGGCCGACGTGACCTACATCGAGCCGATCACGTGGGAAGTGGTGGAGCGCATCATCGAGAAGGAGCGCCCGGACGCGATCCTGCCGACGATGGGCGGCCAGACCGCGCTGAACTGCGCGCTCGACCTGCACCACCATGGCGTGCTGACGAAGTACAACGTCGAACTGATCGGCGCTTCGCCGGAAGCCATCGACAAGGCCGAGGACCGCCAGAAGTTCAAGGACGCGATGACCAAGATCGGTCTCGGTTCGGCGAAGTCGGGCGTCGCGCATTCGATGGAAGAAGCGCTCAAGGTGCAAGGCGAGATCGCCGAATTCACCGGCACGGGCGGCTATCCGGTCGTGATCCGTCCGTCGTTCACGCTCGGCGGCTCGGGCGGCGGCATCGCGTACAACCGCGAAGAATTCGAAGAGATCTGCAAGCGCGGTCTCGATCTGTCGCCCACGCGCGAACTGCTGATCGAAGAGTCGCTGCTCGGCTGGAAGGAATACGAGATGGAAGTGGTTCGCGACAAGGCGGACAACTGCATCATCGTGTGCTCGATCGAAAACCTGGACCCGATGGGCATCCACACCGGCGACTCGATCACGGTCGCGCCGGCGCAAACGCTCACGGACAAGGAATACCAGATCCTGCGCGACGCTTCGCTGGCGGTGCTGCGCGAAATCGGCGTGGACACGGGCGGTTCGAACGTGCAGTTCTCGATCGACCCGCAAACGGGTCGCATGATCGTGATCGAAATGAACCCGCGCGTGTCGCGTTCGTCGGCGCTGGCGTCGAAGGCCACGGGCTTCCCGATCGCCAAGGTCGCGGCCAAGCTGGCCGTGGGCTACACGCTCGACGAGCTGAAGAACGAAATCACGGGCGGCGCCACGCCGGCCTCGTTCGAGCCGACCATCGACTACGTCGTCACCAAGATTCCGCGTTTCGCGTTCGAGAAGTTCCGCGAAGCCGATTCGCGCCTCACGACGCAGATGAAGTCGGTGGGCGAAGTGATGGCGATCGGCCGCACGTTCCAGGAATCGTTCCAGAAGGCGCTGCGCGGTCTGGAAGTGGGCGTCGACGGTCTGGACGAGAAGACCACGAGCCGCGACGAGATCATCCGCGAGATCGGCGAAGCCGGTCCGGACCGCATCTGGTACGTGGGCGACGCATTCCGCGTGGGCATGACGCGCGAAGAGATCTTCGAAGAAACCGCGATCGACCCGTGGTTCCTCGCGCAGATCGAGGAAATCATCAAGAAGGAAGAGGCCTGCAAGGGCCGCACGCTCGAAAGCCTTTCGAAGGACGAGCTGCGCTACCTCAAGCAGAGCGGTTTCTCGGATCGCCGTCTGGCGAAGCTGCTCGGCAGCACGCAGACTGACGTGCGCAAGCGCCGTATCGAGCTGAACGTGCGCCCGGTCTACAAGCGCGTGGACACCTGCGCGGCCGAGTTCGCCACGAAGACCGCCTATATGTACTCGACCTACGAGGAAGAGTGCGAAGCGAACCCGACCACCAACAAGAAGATCATGGTGCTGGGCGGCGGCCCGAACCGGATCGGCCAGGGTATCGAGTTCGACTACTGCTGCGTGCACGCCGCGCTCGCCATGCGCGAAGACGGCTATGAAACGATCATGGTCAACTGCAACCCGGAAACCGTTTCGACCGACTACGACACGTCCGACCGCCTGTACTTCGAGTCGCTGACGCTCGAAGACGTGCTCGAAATCGTCGACCTGGAAAAGCCGGTTGGCGTGATCGTGCAGTACGGCGGTCAGACGCCGCTGAAGCTCGCGCTGGATCTGGAGGCGAACGGCGTGCCCATCGTCGGTACGTCGCCGGACATGATCGACGCGGCCGAAGACCGCGAACGCTTCCAGAAGCTGCTGCAGGACCTGAACCTGCGCCAGCCGCCGAACCGCACCGCGCGCGCCGAAGACGAAGCACTCAAGCTCGCCGACGAAATCGGCTATCCGCTGGTCGTGCGTCCGTCGTACGTGCTGGGCGGCCGCGCCATGGAAATCGTCCACGAGCCGCGCGACCTCGAACGCTACATGCGCGAGGCCGTGAAGGTGTCGAACGACTCGCCGGTGCTGCTCGACCGCTTCCTGAACGACGCGATCGAATGTGACGTGGACTGCATTTCGGATGGCACGGACGTGTTCATCGGCGGCGTGATGGAGCACATCGAACAGGCGGGCGTGCACTCGGGCGACTCGGCTTGCTCGCTGCCGCCGTACTCGCTCTCGCAGGAAACGATCGCCGAACTCAAGCGTCAGACGGCCGCCATGGCCAAGGCGCTGAACGTGGTCGGCCTGATGAACGTGCAGTTCGCGATCCAGCAGGTGCCGCAGGACGATGGCTCGAAGAAGGACGTCATTTACGTGCTGGAAGTGAATCCGCGCGCGTCGCGCACGGTGCCGTACGTCTCGAAGGCAACCAGCCTGCCGCTCGCGAAAATCGCGGCGCGCGCGATGGTCGGCCAGAAGCTGGCGGAGCAGGGCGTGACGAAGGAAGTGATTCCGCCGTACTTCAGCGTGAAGGAAGCGGTGTTCCCGTTCATCAAGTTCCCGGCGGTCGACCCGGTGCTCGGACCCGAAATGCGTTCGACCGGCGAAGTCATGGGCGTGGGCAAGACCTTCGGTGAAGCGCTGTTCAAGTCGCAGCTCGCGGCCGGTTCGCGTCTGCCGGAATCGGGCACGGTGTTCATCACGGTGATGGATTCGGACAAGCCGAAGGCCGTCGAAGTCGCGCGCATGCTGCACGAACTCGGTTACGCGCTGGTCGCCACGCGCGGCACCGCCGCCGCGATCGAAGCGGCCGGCGTGCCGGTCAAGGTCGTCAACAAGGTGAAGGACGGCCGTCCGCACATTGTCGACATGATCAAGAACGGCGAGATTTCGCTGGTCTTCACGACCGTCGACGAAACCCGCGCGGCGATCGCCGATTCGCGCTCGATCCGCATGAGCGCACAGGCGAACAAGGTCACGTACTACACCACGATGTCGGGCGCGCGCGCGGCCGTCGAGGGCCTGCGTTACCTGAAGAACCTGGAAGTCTATGATTTACAAGGCCTCCATGCTCGCCTAAACTAA